A genomic region of Melanotaenia boesemani isolate fMelBoe1 chromosome 21, fMelBoe1.pri, whole genome shotgun sequence contains the following coding sequences:
- the LOC121632833 gene encoding synembryn-A codes for MDVDVEGIIQCIKQGDENGVQIQLQEFNKEYAQCFFIDTEEREKLKQRKLEEFKKNKVRDCTDSDSDTEEYMHEDRGLILRQNLALVLVRFIRTGVKSRLLRVCLRTLRILSRDKKILGPLVTDSALLTLAKIAGLTASDACDEACDPDCEFYDNIIATLAEAKVLQARVEGDEGETNEQDEEFPAIDEDSKSDISNVNSGDLDSISWCGSHRTSINEMHRGGSHQKVLERGRRDRRESKAEGEEVEEEGDQGEEALRKEAMKVLCNVVYNSTWAQERFSGLRLLSGLTERLSSSVNWSSPSSLKFYELRLMFLITALRPELSTQLQQEGGVSILTTALESCLEVQWKDQYECALDPVAPPISLEASQRIVEILKILFNITYSTHRQEPREEEAALYRHLVAILRLCLMRKCLLSDDTDELQGHTVNLLSALPLQCLDVLLTVPLMPDSKESLGINMDCVHTLLMFMEKRLDSGDRIKEKLTPILNLLTESCRAHRETRLYIRKHILPPLRDVSHRPEEGTTVKNRLIRLMTHLDTDLKHCAADLIFVLCKENVRRFVKYTGYGNAAGLLATRGLLGGQGARNSNTSVQYSSDSDSDTEEYRQVKDRINPVTGRVEAEQPDPMEGMTEEEKEEEAKRLIMLFNKLSRDNIIQPMGVNEEGKLVPMSGLEESSFPEEAKPETERDGDAEEADRD; via the exons ATGGATGTGGACGTTGAGGGGATTATCCAGTGCATCAAGCAGGGGGATGAGAATGGCGTTCAGATACAGCTGCAGGAGTTCAATAAAGAG TACGCCCAGTGCTTCTTCATTGATACTGAGGAGAGGGAGAAATTGAAA CAAAGGAAACTAGAAGAG TTCAAGAAGAATAAAGTGAGGGACTGCACTGATTCTGACTCTGACACTGAGGAGTACATGCATGAAGATCGAGGTCTCATCCTCAGACAG AACTTAGCTCTTGTCCTTGTGAGATTCATAAGAACAGGAGTCAAAAGTCGTTTGTTGAGAGTATGTCTCCGTACCTTGAGGATCCTGtcaagagacaaaaagatcCTGGGCCCCTTGGTGACCGACAGTGCTCTCCTGACCTTGGCCAAAATAGCCGGGCTGACCGCAAGTGATGCCTGTGATGAAGCCTGCGACCCTGACTGTGAGTTCTATGATAACATCATCGCTACTTTGGCAGAGGCCAAAGTGCTGCAGGCTCGAGTTGAAGGGGATGAAGGTGAGACTAATGAGCAAGATGAGGAGTTCCCTGCTATCGATGAGGACTCCAAGAGTGACATCAGCAATGTTAACAGTGGAGATCTGGACAGCATCAGCTGGTGCGGGAGCCACAGGACCAGCATCAATGAAATGCACAGAGGCGGAAGCCATCAGAAGGTGCTGGAGCGAGGAAGGAGGGACCGCAGAGAAAGCAAGGCGGAGGGGGAGGAAGTGGAGGAGGAAGGTGATCAAGGAGAAGAGGCCCTAAGAAAAGAAGCCATGAAGGTGCTGTGTAATGTGGTGTATAACAGCACCTGGGCACAGGAGAGGTTCAGTGGTCTCAG GCTCCTGAGTGGTCTCACCGAGCGCCTGTCTTCCAGTGTCAACTGGTCCTCTCCCTCCAGTCTTAAGTTCTATGAGCTGCGCCTCATGTTCCTCATCACCGCCCTCCGTCCAGAGCTCAGCACTCAGCTTCAACAG gAGGGTGGAGTGTCCATCCTCACCACAGCCTTGGAGAGCTGCCTGGAGGTACAGTGGAAGGATCAGTATGAATGTGCGCTGGACCCTGTGGCACCACCTATATCTCTGGAAGCCTCTCAGCGCATCGTAGAGATCCTGAAAATCCTCTTCAATATCACCTACAGTACCCACAGGCAGGAGCCAAGAGAG GAAGAAGCAGCTCTGTACCGACACCTGGTGGCGATTCTGCGTCTCTGCCTAATGAGGAAGTGTTTGTTGTCTGATGATACTGACGAGCTGCAGGG TCATACAGTCAACCTGCTGTCAGCGCTGCCACTCCAGTGTCTTGATGTGCTGCTTACGGTGCCTCTAATGCCAGATTCCAAGGAAAGTCTGGGAATAAACATGGACTGTGTCCACACCCTGCTGATGTTCATGGAGAAACGCCTGGACTCG GGTGACAGGATCAAAGAGAAGCTGACACCAATCCTCAATCTGCTGACAGAAAGCTGCAGAGCTCACAGAGAAACACGGCTCTACATCAGAAAACAT ATTCTCCCTCCTCTGAGAGATGTATCACATAGACCGGAGGAAGGGACCACTGTGAAGAATCGTCTGATTCGTCTCATGACTCATCTGGACACAGACCTCAAACACTGTGCTGCTGACCTCATCTTTGTCCTCTGCAAGGAAAACG TGAGGCGTTTTGTCAAGTACACAGGTTACGGTAATGCAGCTGGGCTTCTGGCCACCAGGGGCCTGCTGGGAGGTCAGGGTGCCAGGAACTCCAATACCAGTGTCCAGTATTCCAGCGACTCTGATTCAGATACAGAGGAGTACCGGCAGGTCAAAGACCGCATCAACCCAGTAACAGGGCGGGTGGAGGCAGAGCAACCAGATCCCATGGAGGGcatgacagaggaggagaaggaggaggaggccaAGAGACTGATTATGCTCTTCAACAAGCTGTCCAG AGATAACATCATCCAACCGATGGGAGTGAACGAAGAAGGGAAGCTTGTCCCAATGTCAGGACTGGAAGAAAGTTCCTTTCCTGAGGAGGCGAAGCCTGAGACAGAGCGAGACGGAGACGCAGAAGAAGCAGACAGGGACTGA